The following are encoded together in the Pectobacterium punjabense genome:
- a CDS encoding autotransporter domain-containing protein, producing MLKQVAVAVGMACLCVPVWAYDYGDYARETVDSLINDYPGRYRDTANFAGAADWMTQRMAPGYSTVRQDFSWTAGGATRSSQNVLASNVGLSSEYIITGAHFDTFFGRPTLQGLDDNASGAAILTEVARNFSGIQTEKTLVFAAFGAEEEGLRGSRAMVNDLMAQGTAGDLKAMINMDSMITGDKLYAHAGDNSVANPALASLREQTLRIANELGIDLFTNPGLNASYPAGTGCCSDGDSFNAAFDIPVLYMEATNWDIGDRDGYEQTTNPAVPGGATWHDPTVDNEAFLTSVLGQERIDQRLRDVSRVVTRLLLEISNTDLLHSAYSAAAMQQAMEESLKRQRQSLSDLHNQRWLLLQNTTRRAGTLDTAIGIEGDVIPSKGFDRAPQQRSRQAMAYALMDYQLSDGVTIGGSLSLLRSKDKLERNGHLESDTWQAGVYGLLNHGGPAWLGSEVTAGRAAIESRRSVHLQSAGGPVLLNNTLDGNTEAQFIGARVTGGYDFPLGGLRTGPIAGLDYARYRINAFDDKGNLRTGVRYEKQDVDSLEASVGWRVRGNVEFSNTMSLQPYATVAWVRELADGLDSSFTIKDHVDGANRRIAVREQDKNFGKATVGLQWLAAENLNLYSEIGSRFGHRDGDQTRYSVGVQWQF from the coding sequence ATGTTGAAACAAGTAGCCGTTGCGGTAGGGATGGCATGTTTATGTGTACCGGTCTGGGCTTATGATTACGGCGACTATGCACGCGAGACGGTGGATTCGCTCATTAATGATTATCCCGGTCGCTATCGCGACACAGCCAATTTTGCGGGTGCGGCGGATTGGATGACGCAGCGTATGGCACCAGGCTATAGCACGGTCAGGCAGGATTTTTCCTGGACGGCAGGCGGCGCGACGCGTTCGTCACAAAACGTGCTGGCCTCTAATGTTGGGTTGAGCAGCGAATACATCATTACCGGTGCGCACTTCGATACCTTCTTTGGGCGGCCAACGCTACAAGGGTTGGATGACAACGCATCCGGTGCTGCCATTCTGACGGAAGTGGCGCGTAATTTTAGCGGCATCCAGACGGAAAAAACGCTGGTCTTTGCTGCCTTCGGTGCAGAAGAAGAGGGGCTACGCGGTTCGCGCGCGATGGTTAACGATCTGATGGCGCAAGGAACTGCGGGCGATCTGAAGGCCATGATTAACATGGACAGTATGATCACTGGCGATAAACTTTATGCTCACGCTGGCGATAACAGCGTGGCAAATCCCGCTCTGGCAAGCCTGCGTGAACAAACGCTGCGTATTGCGAATGAACTTGGCATCGATCTGTTCACCAATCCGGGGTTGAATGCCAGTTATCCGGCTGGAACGGGATGTTGTAGCGACGGCGATAGCTTCAATGCAGCGTTTGATATTCCCGTGCTCTATATGGAGGCCACCAACTGGGATATTGGCGATCGGGATGGTTATGAACAAACCACGAACCCCGCGGTGCCGGGGGGCGCGACATGGCATGATCCTACCGTTGATAACGAAGCCTTTCTGACCAGCGTGCTTGGGCAGGAACGTATCGACCAGCGCCTGCGTGACGTTTCGCGGGTGGTGACACGACTGCTGCTGGAAATCTCCAATACTGATTTGCTGCATTCAGCGTATTCCGCTGCCGCGATGCAACAGGCAATGGAAGAGAGCCTGAAGCGTCAGCGCCAGTCATTGAGTGACTTGCATAATCAGCGTTGGTTGCTATTGCAAAATACCACTCGTCGCGCGGGCACGCTGGATACGGCGATCGGAATTGAGGGCGATGTTATTCCGTCAAAGGGCTTTGACCGCGCACCGCAGCAGCGTTCTCGGCAGGCGATGGCCTATGCGCTAATGGACTATCAATTAAGTGACGGTGTCACGATTGGTGGCAGCCTAAGCCTGCTGCGTAGTAAGGATAAACTGGAGCGCAATGGACACCTTGAAAGCGATACCTGGCAAGCGGGAGTCTATGGTTTGCTGAATCACGGCGGGCCCGCCTGGTTGGGCAGCGAAGTGACGGCGGGGCGAGCGGCGATTGAATCACGCCGTTCGGTGCATCTGCAATCTGCGGGCGGTCCAGTTCTGTTGAACAACACGCTGGATGGCAATACCGAAGCGCAGTTTATCGGTGCCCGCGTGACAGGCGGTTATGACTTCCCGCTGGGTGGCCTGCGCACCGGTCCGATTGCAGGGCTGGATTACGCGCGTTATCGCATCAATGCGTTTGATGACAAAGGCAATCTGCGAACTGGCGTTCGGTATGAAAAACAGGATGTCGATTCACTGGAGGCCAGTGTGGGCTGGCGCGTGCGTGGCAACGTGGAATTCAGCAACACAATGTCGTTACAACCTTACGCGACGGTGGCCTGGGTGCGTGAACTGGCCGATGGACTCGATTCCAGTTTTACCATAAAAGATCATGTTGATGGTGCAAACCGCCGTATTGCCGTGAGAGAGCAGGATAAAAATTTCGGCAAGGCGACGGTCGGTTTGCAGTGGCTTGCCGCAGAGAATCTGAATCTGTACTCCGAAATTGGCAGCCGTTTCGGTCATCGGGATGGCGATCAAACGCGCTACAGCGTGGGCGTGCAGTGGCAGTTCTAA
- a CDS encoding ClbS/DfsB family four-helix bundle protein has product MAEPESKEALIKAINSQFALLMKKIDAVSAERAFSPEMVGHAQGTQMSPANLVAYLLGWGNLVLKWHEDEEQGKPIDFPASGYKWNQLGLLAQKFYRDYAHITDWAELVALLVANQLALIALVERYSDAQLYGECWYGKWTRGRMIQFNTASPYKNAAGRLRAWEKNK; this is encoded by the coding sequence ATGGCAGAGCCGGAAAGCAAAGAAGCCTTGATCAAGGCAATTAACAGCCAATTTGCGCTATTAATGAAGAAAATCGATGCAGTATCTGCTGAACGAGCCTTCTCACCGGAGATGGTGGGACATGCACAGGGAACGCAGATGAGCCCCGCCAATCTGGTAGCATATTTGCTGGGGTGGGGAAATCTGGTGCTGAAATGGCATGAGGATGAAGAACAAGGTAAACCTATCGATTTTCCTGCGTCTGGTTATAAATGGAATCAACTTGGCCTGCTGGCGCAAAAATTCTATCGGGACTACGCCCATATCACCGACTGGGCGGAGCTGGTCGCGCTGCTTGTCGCGAATCAGTTGGCGCTCATCGCGCTGGTTGAACGCTATAGCGATGCACAACTCTATGGTGAATGTTGGTACGGCAAGTGGACGCGTGGGAGGATGATTCAGTTTAATACCGCTTCGCCTTATAAAAATGCGGCTGGTCGGTTGCGCGCGTGGGAGAAAAATAAATAA
- a CDS encoding LLM class flavin-dependent oxidoreductase produces the protein MGYKLSLLDQSPIAEGMSVAQALAQTVSLAKVAEALGYYRFWVSEHHNSDELAGSSPEVLITWLLAHTTTLRIGSGGVMLQHYSPYKVAENFHVISALAGGRVDLGIGKAPGGLPRATRALQQEIGEIERVSFTEKLHQLNHFLGSHDDSAERLNATPLPEHEPQRFLLGASQESAQLAASLGWNFVFAGFINASETLLTESLLSYRELKPASAQTLLSLSVIAAERYEDAEALASTQHNYKVYIENKPPLTVGSQELADNFVRQSGATDFRIEQEPRHVLYGTPEHVHQRLKHYHQRFGVDEFIIHTPVTSPREREASIRLLAQR, from the coding sequence GTGGGATATAAGCTCAGTTTATTAGATCAAAGCCCTATCGCCGAAGGAATGAGTGTGGCGCAGGCGTTGGCGCAAACCGTGTCGTTGGCGAAAGTGGCGGAAGCACTTGGCTATTACCGCTTTTGGGTTTCCGAGCATCATAATTCCGATGAATTGGCCGGGTCGTCTCCCGAGGTTTTGATCACCTGGCTGCTAGCGCACACGACAACGCTGCGCATCGGTTCCGGCGGCGTGATGTTACAGCACTACAGCCCGTATAAGGTTGCAGAGAATTTCCATGTCATCAGTGCATTGGCGGGCGGACGTGTTGATTTAGGCATCGGCAAAGCACCAGGCGGATTGCCACGGGCGACGCGTGCACTTCAGCAGGAAATTGGCGAGATTGAACGCGTCTCCTTCACGGAGAAATTACATCAGTTAAACCATTTTCTCGGCAGCCATGATGATAGCGCCGAACGCCTGAATGCGACGCCGCTGCCGGAGCATGAGCCGCAGCGCTTTCTGTTGGGTGCCAGCCAGGAGAGTGCGCAGCTAGCCGCATCGCTAGGCTGGAATTTTGTATTCGCGGGGTTCATTAATGCCAGCGAAACACTGTTAACAGAATCACTCTTGAGCTACCGGGAATTGAAACCAGCCAGCGCCCAGACGCTGCTGTCGCTGTCGGTGATTGCCGCTGAACGTTATGAAGATGCGGAAGCGCTGGCTAGCACACAGCATAATTATAAAGTCTATATTGAAAACAAACCGCCGCTGACGGTAGGCAGTCAGGAACTGGCAGACAATTTCGTTCGGCAGTCGGGGGCGACGGATTTTCGTATTGAGCAAGAGCCGCGGCATGTGCTTTACGGCACGCCGGAACACGTACATCAGCGCCTGAAGCATTATCACCAGCGCTTTGGGGTCGATGAATTCATTATCCACACGCCCGTGACGTCCCCGCGCGAACGTGAGGCGTCGATCCGACTGTTAGCGCAACGCTGA
- a CDS encoding M20 peptidase aminoacylase family protein, with translation MAESIPCCDTSFEQQLINWRRHLHQYPELSNQEHQTTAHITRWLQEKDIRLLPLALTTGVVAEMGHGSGPTIALRADIDALPIEEQVDVDFRSQHAGVMHACGHDFHTAVMLGAACLLKKREHVLPGKVRLFFQPAEEVSTGAKQFIRAGALADVAAVFGLHNAPELPAGMFATRSGPFYANVDRFAIHITGKGAHAAKPEQGIDSIVTACNIVNALQTLPSRSFSSLESLVISVTRIQGGNTWNVLPQTVELEGTVRTYNAAIRAEIPERIEQLIGGIALALGAKAELKWYPGPPAVVNTSEWADFSKQIARDAGYQVENAELQMSGEDFALYLQDVPGTFVSIGSNSEFGLHHPQFNPDESAIAPASRYFAQLAEAALHRLRTTKSTVPQAVLSPS, from the coding sequence ATGGCTGAATCTATCCCCTGTTGTGATACGTCATTTGAGCAACAGTTAATTAACTGGCGACGGCACTTACATCAGTACCCGGAATTATCCAATCAGGAACACCAAACCACCGCGCACATTACCCGCTGGCTACAAGAGAAAGACATCCGTCTGTTACCTCTGGCGTTAACCACAGGCGTCGTTGCCGAAATGGGTCACGGCAGCGGCCCAACCATTGCGCTGCGTGCCGATATTGATGCATTACCCATTGAAGAACAGGTTGATGTCGATTTTCGCTCCCAGCATGCTGGCGTTATGCATGCCTGTGGCCACGATTTCCATACCGCCGTCATGCTCGGTGCTGCTTGCCTGCTGAAAAAACGTGAGCATGTCTTACCGGGTAAAGTCAGGTTATTTTTCCAACCGGCAGAGGAAGTGTCTACCGGTGCCAAACAGTTTATCCGTGCCGGAGCACTCGCCGATGTTGCCGCCGTTTTCGGCCTGCACAATGCGCCAGAGCTTCCTGCGGGGATGTTCGCCACACGCAGCGGCCCGTTTTATGCCAATGTGGATCGCTTCGCTATTCACATTACAGGCAAAGGGGCGCACGCGGCCAAGCCGGAACAGGGTATCGACAGCATTGTCACCGCCTGCAATATCGTCAATGCGCTGCAAACCCTCCCCAGCCGCAGCTTTAGTTCGCTGGAATCGCTGGTGATCAGCGTCACGCGTATTCAGGGCGGTAACACCTGGAACGTACTGCCGCAAACGGTAGAGCTGGAAGGGACCGTACGCACCTACAATGCCGCGATCCGCGCGGAAATACCGGAGCGAATTGAACAACTGATTGGTGGTATTGCCCTTGCGCTGGGCGCCAAAGCGGAACTGAAGTGGTATCCCGGCCCGCCTGCTGTCGTGAACACCAGCGAATGGGCAGACTTCAGCAAGCAAATTGCCCGAGACGCAGGCTATCAGGTAGAAAACGCCGAACTGCAAATGAGCGGCGAGGATTTTGCCCTTTACCTTCAGGACGTGCCGGGCACGTTCGTCAGCATTGGCTCAAACAGCGAATTTGGTCTGCACCACCCTCAGTTCAACCCAGATGAAAGTGCTATTGCGCCGGCATCACGCTACTTTGCACAGTTAGCGGAAGCCGCACTGCATCGCCTGCGTACCACGAAAAGCACCGTTCCACAGGCGGTACTGTCTCCATCGTAA
- a CDS encoding flavin reductase translates to MSDLTVERRATANDAVPSAAVTAVDQQAFRDAMAKLSAAVNIVTTDGPAGKAGFTASAVSSVSDTPGTLLVCLNRGSSVYPTFQANEHLCVNTLTADHEALSSLFGSRSSTEERFAAAEWDVLHTGSPVLQDALVAFDCRVEEVVSAATHDIFICRVLAIKQGESTDGLVYFSRGYHVVRG, encoded by the coding sequence ATGTCTGATTTGACAGTTGAACGACGCGCAACAGCGAATGACGCCGTTCCCTCTGCGGCGGTGACCGCCGTTGACCAGCAGGCGTTTCGTGACGCAATGGCAAAATTGAGCGCAGCGGTTAATATCGTTACGACGGATGGCCCGGCCGGTAAGGCCGGATTTACGGCATCTGCCGTGTCCAGCGTCAGCGACACGCCCGGCACGCTGCTGGTGTGTCTGAATCGTGGTTCATCGGTGTATCCCACGTTTCAGGCGAATGAACATTTGTGCGTTAATACGCTAACGGCAGATCATGAAGCGCTGTCGTCGCTGTTTGGGAGTCGATCATCGACGGAAGAACGGTTTGCGGCGGCGGAATGGGACGTGTTACACACGGGTTCACCCGTATTGCAGGATGCTTTGGTTGCATTTGACTGCCGGGTTGAGGAAGTGGTGAGTGCGGCGACACACGATATCTTTATTTGCCGAGTGTTAGCGATTAAGCAGGGCGAAAGTACTGATGGTCTGGTGTATTTTTCCCGTGGTTATCATGTGGTTCGTGGTTAA
- a CDS encoding LLM class flavin-dependent oxidoreductase: protein MSEKQISSKRQLRLGLILQGAAGNMSAWRHKNVVPDASINFGFVLDAVKKAEQGKFDFVFVADGLYINEKSIPHFLNRFEPLTLLSALATVTSHIGLVGTLSTSYSEPFTTARQFSSLDHLSNGRAGWNVVTSPLEGSAKNFSRAQHPEHALRYRIADEFLQVAKGLWDSWEDDAFIRDKASGQFFDPEKLHTLNHQGEFFSVQGPLNIGRSAQGRPIVFQAGASEDGQKLAAKHADAIFTHQHTLEDSQRYYREVKQKLEENGRRADQLHVFQGVSVIVGNDAEDVERQYQETAQLVTIEDALNYLGRYFEHYDFSQHPLDAPFPDIGDLGKNSFRSTTDEIKRNAQEKGLTLRQVALEAASPRPVFSGTPEQVADGLQRWFENGAADGFIIQGGTPDTLNHFVDRVVPLLQQRGLFRQEYAGYTLRENLALDYPVNQFTR from the coding sequence ATGAGTGAAAAACAAATATCATCAAAACGGCAATTAAGACTGGGTTTAATATTACAAGGTGCGGCGGGAAATATGTCCGCATGGCGACATAAAAACGTCGTACCAGACGCCAGTATTAATTTTGGCTTTGTTCTGGATGCGGTAAAAAAAGCCGAACAGGGTAAATTCGACTTTGTCTTCGTGGCTGATGGATTGTATATCAATGAAAAATCCATCCCCCACTTTCTCAACCGGTTCGAGCCGTTAACGCTGCTCTCCGCATTGGCTACCGTCACCAGCCATATTGGCCTGGTCGGCACACTGTCAACATCGTATTCCGAGCCCTTTACCACCGCCCGACAGTTTTCCAGCCTCGACCATCTGAGCAATGGCCGCGCAGGGTGGAACGTGGTGACATCACCGCTGGAAGGCTCAGCGAAAAATTTTTCCCGCGCACAGCACCCGGAACATGCACTGCGCTACCGCATTGCCGATGAATTTCTTCAGGTGGCGAAAGGCCTGTGGGATTCCTGGGAAGACGACGCCTTTATTCGTGACAAAGCCAGCGGGCAGTTCTTCGATCCTGAGAAGTTACACACGCTGAATCATCAGGGGGAATTCTTCTCGGTACAAGGGCCGCTGAATATTGGCCGATCCGCGCAGGGTCGCCCGATTGTATTTCAGGCGGGTGCGTCTGAAGACGGCCAAAAACTGGCCGCCAAACACGCCGATGCCATCTTCACCCACCAACACACGCTGGAAGACTCACAGCGCTATTACCGCGAAGTGAAGCAGAAGCTGGAAGAAAACGGTCGCCGCGCCGATCAACTGCACGTATTCCAAGGCGTCAGCGTCATTGTCGGCAACGATGCAGAAGACGTAGAGCGCCAGTATCAGGAAACGGCACAGCTAGTGACAATTGAAGATGCCCTCAATTATCTGGGGCGCTACTTTGAGCACTACGACTTCTCGCAGCATCCGCTGGATGCGCCCTTCCCCGATATCGGCGATCTGGGGAAAAACAGCTTCCGCAGCACTACCGACGAAATCAAACGCAACGCGCAGGAAAAAGGCTTAACGCTGCGTCAGGTTGCACTGGAAGCCGCATCACCGCGTCCGGTCTTCAGCGGTACACCTGAGCAGGTGGCAGATGGTTTACAGCGCTGGTTTGAAAATGGTGCAGCAGACGGCTTCATTATTCAGGGTGGCACGCCGGATACGCTCAATCACTTTGTCGATCGCGTCGTTCCTCTGCTGCAACAGCGTGGCCTGTTCCGCCAGGAGTATGCCGGCTATACGCTACGGGAAAATCTGGCGCTGGACTATCCGGTGAATCAATTCACGCGCTAA
- a CDS encoding transporter substrate-binding domain-containing protein, whose amino-acid sequence MKRSPFITATNLATLLSATLAISAQAQDTGFVSRIDLKANQIPIRTGKNAEAIAQIPAHFKFVTPGKLTVTVSSLSSPPLSLLADDNKTIVGSDADIARLVADSLGLELKLVPASWEDWPLGITAGKYDAAIFNIAVTKPRKEKFDFATYRIDTLGFYVKSTSKITAINKPEDVAGLKVIVGSGTNQENILLGWDRQNRANGLPPVQPVYVTDDAAANLSIQSGRVDAFFGPHSIGAYKAALTGKTRMVGKGPTVAHVAVTTQKGNGLAQAISTAINGTIHNGSYAQVLDRWGEDDEKVTQSVVNPPGIGD is encoded by the coding sequence GTGAAACGTTCCCCTTTTATTACCGCGACAAATCTGGCAACGCTGCTTAGCGCCACGCTGGCAATAAGTGCGCAGGCGCAAGACACGGGATTCGTCAGCCGTATCGATCTCAAGGCCAACCAGATTCCCATTCGCACGGGGAAAAATGCCGAGGCTATTGCGCAGATTCCGGCTCATTTCAAATTTGTGACGCCGGGTAAATTGACCGTTACCGTCTCATCGCTCAGTTCACCGCCGCTCTCGTTGCTGGCTGACGACAACAAAACGATTGTCGGCAGCGACGCCGACATCGCACGACTGGTGGCGGACAGTCTCGGGCTCGAACTAAAGCTGGTTCCTGCTTCTTGGGAGGACTGGCCGCTGGGTATCACGGCGGGGAAATACGATGCCGCTATTTTTAATATTGCCGTGACAAAACCGCGCAAAGAAAAGTTCGATTTCGCTACCTACCGCATTGATACATTGGGTTTTTATGTGAAATCGACCAGCAAAATTACTGCAATCAATAAGCCGGAAGACGTGGCGGGCCTGAAGGTGATTGTTGGTTCCGGTACCAATCAGGAAAACATTTTGCTGGGGTGGGATCGACAAAACCGTGCCAACGGTCTTCCCCCTGTGCAACCGGTCTACGTCACCGACGATGCCGCCGCCAACCTGAGCATTCAGTCTGGGCGCGTCGATGCGTTTTTCGGTCCACATTCCATCGGAGCCTATAAAGCAGCGCTGACAGGCAAGACGCGCATGGTAGGAAAAGGTCCGACTGTCGCTCATGTCGCCGTCACCACGCAGAAAGGCAATGGTTTGGCGCAGGCAATCAGCACCGCCATCAATGGCACGATCCACAACGGTAGCTATGCACAGGTACTGGATCGCTGGGGTGAAGACGATGAAAAGGTCACGCAGTCCGTGGTAAATCCGCCAGGTATCGGTGATTAA